The window ACTTTTTGGCGGGCTTTATCCAATTCACTATACTTAAAATATCTTTTTTTGAAATTCCAGGAGCTATTGTAGTTCTAAACTCAAAATCAACTTCCTCTGGTAATGATTTTAAAAAATTAATACTTTTTTCAATTCTAGAGATATCAATATTTCTTCCCGAATATTTCTTATACTTTTCTTTTGGCGCTTTAATGTCCATTGCAATATAATCAAAAAGATTTTCTTTTAATAGTTCTTCTAAAACTTTTGGTAAATAGCCATTTGTATCAATTTTTACTAAAAGACCAAAAGACTTAATTCTTTTAATAAATTTTTTAATATCTTTTTGAATAGTTGGTTCACCCCCACATATTACAACGCCATCTAAAACATCTTTCCGCTTTAAAAGAAAATTAAATATGTAATCCTCAGAAATTGTCGGTTGATTTTTTATTTTCTCTGGCAAAACAAGTTCTGACGAATAGCAAAAAGGGCAACTAAAATTACATCCTAAAGTAAAAACTGTGGCTGCGATTTTCCCAGGATAGTCTATTAGAGTGTTTTTTTGAAAACCACCTATTATCATGAAATACGTTGGGATATTTTGAAGTTTTTCCTTTGTTTAAACTCCTGTTGCTTTCCTTCGTTCCATTGCTGAACTGGTCTTAAATATCCAACGATTCTTGAATATACTTCACAAGGCTGGTCTATAATACACTTAGGACATGCAAAATGTTCGCCCGGCATATAGCCATGCACAGGACAAATAGAAAAAGTAGGACTTATAGTAACGTAAGGTAAATTATATTTTGTAAACGTTTTTTTAATAAGT is drawn from Candidatus Paceibacterota bacterium and contains these coding sequences:
- a CDS encoding anaerobic ribonucleoside-triphosphate reductase activating protein, which encodes MIIGGFQKNTLIDYPGKIAATVFTLGCNFSCPFCYSSELVLPEKIKNQPTISEDYIFNFLLKRKDVLDGVVICGGEPTIQKDIKKFIKRIKSFGLLVKIDTNGYLPKVLEELLKENLFDYIAMDIKAPKEKYKKYSGRNIDISRIEKSINFLKSLPEEVDFEFRTTIAPGISKKDILSIVNWIKPAKKYFLQEFLSTKEIINPNLKEMPVLSREEIEKIVKEISLNFDICKIR